ATGCTGGAATACAGTCAATCGATTATAAGGTGTATTAACAAAGTTTTTCTCGGGAACACTGCTGCCAGCTCGTCCAATTAAGAAATGTGAGGGGGTGAGTGGAGTAAGGTTGTGAGGTGAATCGGAGATAGGAGAAAGAGGTCTAGAGTTTAATATGGCCTCGACCTGCGTCAACAATGTAGTTAGCTGTTCAAAGGTAAACGAAGCTCCCTTAGTGACGCGACGTAAGTGGTGCTTAATGCTTTTAACCCCGGCTTCCCATAAACCACCAAAATGTGGTCCATAGGGAGGATTAAATTTCCAATTTATATTGTCTTTATGACAACTTTCggatatttcattttcattttgagATAAAAATCGACCTAATTCACAAAGTTCGTTACTAGCCGCTATAAAATTGGAACCATTATCAATTAATACTTGAGAGGGCATTCCTCTTCTAGCAACGAAACGTTTTAATGccaacaaaaaatattctttactTAAATCACAAACTAATTCGATGTGAATCGCTTTTGTGACCGCGCAAATAAATAAACAGATATATGCCTTGGAAATTTTACATCCGCGGCCTGTGCGACTTTTTATTAATAAGGGACCTGCATAGTCAACGCCAGTTACTTCAAACGGTAGTCGCGAACTTAAACGATCTTTTGGTAAGGCGGCCATAATAGGTTTAGTTATTTGAGGCTTAAATCTGAAACAAGACAGGCACTTTCTTACAATTGATTTGACCAACAGCCGACCACCAATAGGCCAAAAAATATCGCGAATTGTCGCAAGCATCAGCTGAGGCCCTGCATGCAATAAATCAAGATGAGTTTGGCTAgcaattaaaaacattaaatgtGATTTAGAATGTAAAATTAAAGGATATTTTTTCTCGAATGCAAATTTCGAATTACTCAACCTACCACCAACCCTTAGAAAACCGAATTCGTCTATAAATGGATTTAAACTTAGGAGACAACTATTTGATTTTAACGGTTTGTTGGTGCGAAAATTTGTAATGTCCGCTTTAAAATAGATATCTTGATCAATTTTGATGAGAACATCAAACGCATGTTTTATTTCAACGGTACTTAACTATACTATACTTAACTAACTATactataatttgttttaaaacgcAAGTGATTATCTTTTAACTTAGAATTTTTAAGAAATCTTATCACCCATGCCGTTACTCTCTTTAATTTATCCAAATTGGagtatttgtttataataaaatcGTCTACTATCGCCGTGAAAGCAATACGGTCATCCATTTTCTTGATATCAGGTAACTTTTGATATGATATTTGCTTTTTAGGCCAACGATCTTCATTGTCCGTGAGCCAAGACGGTCCATACCaccataaattattatttaaaagcgATGATGGTGTACTTCCTCTTGATATAATGTCAGCTGGATTTTGATTGGAGCTAACATGCTTCCAACAATCCGAACTAGTCGAGTCTTGAATCTCAGAAACTCTGTTGCTtacaaaagttttaaatttattgGGAGGTGATTTTAGCCATCCCAGTACGATCGTAGAATCGGACCAAAAAAATACAACGAGAGAAATTAACTCTCAAAGACGTTCTCACCCTTTTTGATAATCTGGCTAATAGTAAAGCAGCAGAAAGTTCAAGTCGGGGGATAGATATGGTTTTCAATGGAGCTACTTTAGATTTTGCGCACAATAGGTGAGAAAATATCTGACCTTCTGCATTTACTGACCTGATATAAACGCATGGGCCGTACGCTGTTTCTGATGCATCAGCAAAACCATGCATTTCCAAATATGCCGCATTCTCACACATAGCGTTTCTTTGAATACGAAGCTCATTTAATACAGGCAAATCAGATCTAAACTGAGAATAGGAAGTGTATATACTTGACGGGACAGATTCGTCCCAAGACAGCTTTTCCAACCAAAGCGATTGTAATATCACCTTGGCCTTTAATATGCAAGGAGCTAAAAGCCCTAACGGATCGAACACCTGCGATACCTCTGATAATATTATTCTTTTGGTAATTTTAGGAGTATAAAAACTATCATTGATCTTATAAATTAATTGATCTGAATTTGGGCTCCACATAATACCTAATGTTTTAGCATTTTCATTTTCCCCGAAATTTATAAATAATGAGTTCACTTCGTCGGATTCTACGTACTTTAGCACATCATtattatttgaataaaattttcTCAACTCAAAACAAGCctgttttaaaatattcgaaACTCCTTTGCAGATACAGGCTGCTTCCTCAACACTGTCCGCTCCGCTCAACAAATCATCTACATAAAAGTCAGATCTTATTATATTCGCCAGTTTAGGATTTTTAGATTCATTTTCAGCCGCTAATTGAAATAGACATCGAATAACTAGATACGACGCTGCCGCAGTGCCGTATGTCACAGTCTTTAATTCGTACACATTTATTGGATCATTTGAATTTTCGCGGTACAATATCCGCTGTAAACTCCTTTGGTCTGGAATTACTAATACCTGGCGGTACATTTTAGCAATATCAGccgaaaaaacatatttatattgtcTAAAACGCAGAAGAATAGAAAAAAGTTCATCTTGTAATGTCGGACCGACGTATTGCAAATTATTTAATGAGTAGCCCGACGAGGAAGGACATGAAGCGTCGAACACAACACGTATTTTTGAAGTAAGACTATCTTGTCGAATAACTGCGCGATGTGGCATATAGTACGATACATTCGCGGTGTCCAGGTTTTCTACCTTTTTCATGTGTCCTAAATTCAGGTATTCCTGTATAAATtcgttgtataattttttaagttCTGGTTTTGAATTTAATTTTCGCTCTAAGTTCAAGAATCTTTTGTACGCTATGGTATAAGACTCTCCTAatctttcaatattttctttgaatGGTAACTTGACTATAAACCTTCCGTCACTATCGCGTTTAAAATGATCTACGAAAtgcttttcacatttgtattcgTCCACCGTGTAGACCCGATTTGATTCCACTTCCTCAATTTCCCAGAAACGACTCAAAGTTTTATTAACATTAACTTCATCACTTTTCAAAATCAAATTACAAGACACATTGTTGGTTTTTTGAGCAATAGGACCTGATATTATCCATCCAAATTTAGTTTTTTGCATTAAAGGTTTATTCGGACCCAACGAAATTTGTCCAATACAAATTAGAGTTCAAAACATATCCGATCCGATGATCATTTAAATTTTATCAGATTTGAAAAATGATGGATCGGCTAGTTTTAAATGACTAGGGATTTTTAGATCTGCCACGTTAACATCGGACACTGGTAAGTGATGAGATATTTTGTCAATAACGAAAAAATGGTTCTTGAATTGAAAAGCATTATGAATAGCCTGAACTTGTAACTCACATTTTGCAGTAATATTAGTTGAAATACCATTTATGCCCGTCACTATAATGTCTGTTGGTATATTCTCCAAATGGAGGCCATTAAATAAGTCTTTTGAAATAAAGCTGGATTGAGCACCTGAGTCAAGCAAAGCCCTCACAGTATGAGATCTGTTGTATTTATCGAATAGTTGGACGAGCACAGTAGATAAAAAAACGTGTTCAATAGAACTGTAGGCTGATAAAGCTACCTCAGTTGATTGCGCAGGCGCACAATCCACGATTGCACTATTTTGTGTAGGATAATTAGATTGCGAATTGACATTACGTTGTTCTAAATGCAAAAGAGTATTATGTTTTGATCCGCATTTCGTACAATTACCCCGTCGACAAAATTTACTAGTGTGTCCTCCTTTTAAACAATTAATGCATAGCTTCATGAACCTAGCCTTATCAATACGATCTCTAATAGTTAGCTTTAGGAAATCATTGCAATTTTGAATATAATGTTCTTTTTTACAAAAGACGCATTTTGGAGCATTTCGTTCACC
The genomic region above belongs to Diabrotica undecimpunctata isolate CICGRU chromosome 8, icDiaUnde3, whole genome shotgun sequence and contains:
- the LOC140448868 gene encoding uncharacterized protein is translated as MQKTKFGWIISGPIAQKTNNVSCNLILKSDEVNVNKTLSRFWEIEEVESNRVYTVDEYKCEKHFVDHFKRDSDGRFIVKLPFKENIERLGESYTIAYKRFLNLERKLNSKPELKKLYNEFIQEYLNLGHMKKVENLDTANVSYYMPHRAVIRQDSLTSKIRVVFDASCPSSSGYSLNNLQYVGPTLQDELFSILLRFRQYKYVFSADIAKMYRQVLVIPDQRSLQRILYRENSNDPINVYELKTVTYGTAAASYLVIRCLFQLAAENESKNPKLANIIRSDFYVDDLLSGADSVEEAACICKGVSNILKQACFELRKFYSNNNDVLKYVESDEVNSLFINFGENENAKTLGIMWSPNSDQLIYKINDSFYTPKITKRIILSEVSQVFDPLGLLAPCILKAKVILQSLWLEKLSWDESVPSSIYTSYSQFRSDLPVLNELRIQRNAMCENAAYLEMHGFADASETAYGPCVYIRSVNAEGQIFSHLLCAKSKVAPLKTISIPRLELSAALLLARLSKRVRTSLRVNFSRCIFLVRFYDRTGMAKITSQ
- the LOC140448867 gene encoding uncharacterized protein, producing the protein MAALPKDRLSSRLPFEVTGVDYAGPLLIKSRTGRGCKISKAYICLFICAVTKAIHIELVCDLSKEYFLLALKRFVARRGMPSQVLIDNGSNFIAASNELCELGRFLSQNENEISESCHKDNINWKFNPPYGPHFGGLWEAGVKSIKHHLRRVTKGASFTFEQLTTLLTQVEAILNSRPLSPISDSPHNLTPLTPSHFLIGRAGSSVPEKNFVNTPYNRLTVFQHLSQLKQHLWNRWSKEYVSELQARTKWKQHYDSLRRGTLVLIKDDNLPPMKWKLGRIEDVIKGPDDVCRVAVIKTEQGLVRRAFPKICPLPLDKNLQTE